From Ascochyta rabiei chromosome 12, complete sequence, the proteins below share one genomic window:
- a CDS encoding RAM signaling network component: MSNDAAVPISDDEVLALAKAAYHHSQDLSQRGPDAPRDLQQQQQQPGITIDLGHKNIARLPDEVIDVIRLEIERLALSHNLLSTLPSRLIECKRLRYLNVRYNAMREIPNAILDMTSLEILDVSRNKIRSIPHKIANLTSLKVLAIAKNKIEELPVCLGDINSLQVLKLDGNPLTFPPPEVCTIKDNAPSPANENERDAVIATQVKKFMRQQASKQRQRAELERIRIESSSDESWTESNPETPRPSKRAAGGRFPVRPSVSTLDGFAEGKADSPGLAAPPIPTRSHYRVSSQTSNSGMKLRPPLSPLVLTNSLNERNRSQSEGAGPSTQRQKRMGIYTNKHQASEQLGSVDELRRTSHFRGFSQGIVVPSNAANGIPGPATAVGYGDTGTVRSLANRPLSDVREHRRGSRAPDIVVEAARKFLYAISQLHDCVHHMLRSVKLMARPKEALRRKEDFYRRFSSTYLNIRAMSDVLNKFGGLVEEDEEEAQRLSRSVYVYALRCLESFMSITLSIAENRAEITQNANPQVVQTFLFLQQGSLIEMRNACSVLGAQFKRTSANSRTPSAVDAPGTIRARPRVRRFPTSPPQRGQYQIPPPVMLHSNDNSRTNTMTSLSAATPRSGESFSTLATNMSRTNTMTSSFDESDEDVQFDRVYQKLRNASESCRTSIPQITRLLREQFDVLRRDLDSDHPRIKALAGLIDKSNEVQQMTAPLASRLSQMQLKDSYTRSQIEFWQQCMGFIKAWGELATAYTQQGRDHKLLSPEVKQLMKPLHKTVKEASSAIYSSPWSHLTSSYSGSMGPPSLSSITSRTQPPRFLSRPGMGASGGSSYLGPINTQIPTINSTFSAQPYSAAGLVSQGSGGYGTPVPATPLSAALGAAAQATVPNTPKFAPGHGSNTLNVFERADRLLNQTQRRI; this comes from the exons ATGAGCAACGACGCGGCCGTGCCCATCTCGGACGACGAGGTGCTCGCCCTCGCAAAGGCCGCCTACCACCACTCGCAGGACCTCAGCCAGCGCGGCCCCGATGCTCCCCGCGacctgcagcagcagcagcagcagcccggCATCACCATCGACCTCGGCCACAAGAACATCGCGCGCCTGCCCGACGAGGTCATCGATGTCATCCGCCTCGAAATCGAGAG GCTCGCCCTCTCGCACAACCTCCTCTCCACCCTCCCCTCGCGCCTCATAGAATGCAAGCGCCTCCGCTACCTCAACGTCCGCTACAACGCCATGCGCGAGATCCCCAATGCC ATCCTCGACATGACCTCCCTGGAGATTCTCGACGTGAGCAGGAACAAGATCAGATCCATCCCCCACAAGATTGCAAACTTGACCTCGCTCAAAGTGCTCGCCATTGCCAAGAACAAAATCGAGGAGCTGCCCGTGTGTCTGGGCGACATCAACAGCCTGCAGGTCTTGAAGCTCGACGGCAACCCCTTGACCTTTCCGCCTCCCGAAGTCTGCACCATCAAAGACAACGCCCCCTCGCCCGCCAACGAGAACGAACGCGATGCCGTCATCGCTACGCAGGTGAAGAAGTTCATGCGCCAGCAGGCCTCTAAGCAACGCCAGCGAGCCGAGCTGGAACGTATACGCATCGAGTCATCGAGCGACGAGAGCTGGACCGAAAGCAATCCAGAGACACCGCGACCCTCGAAACGAGCCGCCGGTGGTCGGTTTCCCGTACGACCCAGCGTCAGCACACTCGACGGTTTCGCCGAGGGAAAGGCAGACTCGCCAGGGCTAGCAGCACCGCCTATACCCACCCGCTCTCACTACCGCGTCTCCTCGCAGACGAGCAACAGTGGCATGAAACTACGACCTCCCCTGTCCCCCTTGGTCTTGACAAACAGCCTGAACGAGCGAAATCGAAGCCAGAGCGAGGGCGCAGGCCCCTCAACACAGCGCCAGAAACGCATGGGCATCTACACCAACAAGCACCAAGCGTCTGAGCAGCTTGGCTCGGTCGACGAACTCAGACGGACCAGCCACTTCCGTGGCTTCAGCCAGGGCATCGTTGTTCCTTCCAACGCTGCCAACGGTATACCTGGACCTGCCACCGCCGTTGGGTACGGAGACACGGGGACTGTTCGGTCGCTGGCAAACCGTCCCTTGTCTGACGTGCGAGAACATAGACGCGGCTCTCGTGCTCCTGACATTGTTGTTGAGGCGGCCAGGAAATTCCTCTACGCGATATCTCAGCTGCACGATTGTGTCCATCACATGCTTCGGTCCGTCAAGTTGATGGCGAGGCCGAAAGAAGCTCTGCGGCGGAAGGAGGACTTTTACCGTCGTTTTTCGAGCACCTACCTCAACATCAGAGCTATGAGCGATGTGCTAAACAAGTTTGGCGGTCTCGtcgaagaagacgaagaagaagcgcaAAGACTCTCGAGGAGTGTTTACGTGTATGCTCTGCGATGTTTGGAGTCGTTCATGTCAATCACTCTGTCTATTGCAGAGAATCGTGCGGAGATCACACAGAACGCTAACCCGCAGGTGGTGCAGACTTTCCTGTTTCTGCAACAAGGCAGCTTGATTGAAATGAGGAATGCTTGCTCTGTGTTGGGCGCACAATTCAAGCGCACCTCTGCAAACTCACGCACGCCCAGTGCAGTAGACGCACCAGGAACAATACGCGCACGACCAAGAGTCCGACGGTTCCCAACGTCACCACCGCAGCGAGGCCAATACCAAATACCTCCACCGGTCATGCTGCACAGCAACGACAACAGCCGAACAAACACCATGACCAGCCTCAGCGCTGCAACGCCCCGGTCAGGAGAGTCTTTCTCTACGCTGGCTACGAACATGTCCCGCACGAACACGATGACCAGCAGCTTCGACGAGTCTGATGAGGATGTTCAGTTTGACCGAGTCTACCAGAAGCTGCGAAACGCAAGTGAGAGCTGCAGGACCTCGATTCCTCAGATTACCCGTCTGCTACGAGAGCAGTTCGACGTCTTGCGACGCGACTTAGATTCCGACCATCCCAGAATCAAAGCTCTTGCTGGCTTGATTGACAAGAGCAACGAAGTACAGCAGATGACGGCTCCTCTTGCCAGCCGCCTGTCGCAGATGCAACTGAAGGATAGCTACACCCGCAGCCAAATCGAGTTCTGGCAGCAATGCATGGGTTTCATCAAG GCTTGGGGCGAACTAGCTACCGCCTATACACAGCAGGGCAGGGATCACAAACTCCTGAGTCCCGAGGTGAAGCAGCTCATGAAGCCCCTTCACAAAACGGTCAAAGAAGCTAGCTCTGCCATCTACAGCTCGCCTTGGTCACACCTGACATCTAGCTATTCCGGTTCAATGGGTCCGCCTTCGCTGTCGTCGATCACCTCACGTACGCAGCCACCCAGATTTCTCAGTCGACCAGGCATGGGTGCCAGTGGGGGCTCCTCTTACCTCGGCCCCATCAATACACAGATCCCCACAATCAACTCGACCTTCTCTGCACAGCCCTACTCTGCCGCAGGCCTCGTGTCACAAGGGTCTGGTGGCTATGGCACTCCAGTACCAGCAACGCCTTTGAGCGCTGCCCTTGGTGCTGCAGCACAGGCTACAGTGCCCAACACACCCAAGTTTGCTCCTGGTCACGGGTCCAATACTCTCAATGTCTTTGAGCGGGCAGACAGGTTGCTGAACCAGACCCAGCGACGTATTTGA
- a CDS encoding chromosome loss- protein — translation MATTAPDYKNIPHSHRLPITHRDVQRTFTRLSRQSLISLAQQWLSKKNRDFCKPFLLSDRNEAEDAEDDDLIEELYEPAQSAEELLETYKELAARKGGRREVLDRILEGDWRSGVSMYMLATAEIQYLLDHPNSLRWTARRLTRIPNARSAITDMEVTNDSDHLPRFQAQTFMSNLARELTPLMKAHYLITRIKTSPMTILRVYIHDSPYSNESSLALDSSGADSAKAVFFVWPNGSPFVYSSLATLTGQVVGDDGRHLRDIVQQAIPKAFSRPSARYQLTSTNFTTKSLDALLTYRGPGKSNGATGGWSIFQDHSFSQNALDFITTQKNDEQSKSSSGKSDANTSTKAGPGRPKRALDSTETPESKRRKEVAQGRFGASAQPDDGQGLERFEVRIDDPFPTTQSNTAGVDGETSRRSAQLSNRGRRGRPSILDRTAEETEQLQNEEGWVPNVRIAFTGTHVFAGIRQLVEEGIVDGEKMPGWMTGEASVTIGAVRAGRIQAKDGVPGT, via the coding sequence ATGGCTACTACCGCTCCCGACTATAAGAACATCCCCCACTCGCACCGCCTACCGATCACCCACCGCGATGTCCAGCGCACCTTCACGAGGCTCTCCCGCCAGTCGCTCATCTCGCTCGCGCAGCAATGGCTGAGCAAGAAGAACCGTGATTTTTGCAAGCCATTCTTACTCAGCGACCGCAATGAGGCTGAAGACGCGGAGGATGATGACCTGATTGAGGAGCTATACGAGCCTGCGCAAAGTGCCGAGGAGCTGCTGGAAACATACAAGGAGCTAGCCGCGCGTAAGGGAGGCAGGAGAGAGGTGCTCGATCGCATACTGGAGGGAGACTGGAGAAGCGGGGTTTCGATGTACATGCTCGCGACCGCCGAGATACAGTACCTGCTCGACCACCCAAACTCACTGCGCTGGACCGCACGGAGGCTGACTCGCATACCCAATGCGCGCTCAGCCATCACGGACATGGAAGTCACAAACGACTCCGACCACCTCCCCCGCTTCCAAGCACAGACGTTCATGTCGAATCTCGCTCGTGAGCTGACACCGCTGATGAAGGCGCATTACCTGATCACACGAATCAAAACATCGCCCATGACTATTCTACGCGTCTATATACACGACTCCCCATATAGCAATGAGAGCTCGCTTGCCCTGGATTCGAGTGGCGCAGACAGTGCTAAGGCTGTATTCTTTGTATGGCCCAATGGTTCGCCTTTTGTGTACTCTTCCCTAGCTACGCTCACTGGGCAGGTTGTGGGAGATGACGGGCGACACCTGAGAGACATTGTACAGCAGGCGATACCCAAAGCCTTTTCGCGACCCTCTGCGAGGTACCAGCTCACGAGTACAAACTTTACTACCAAGTCGCTCGATGCTCTGCTCACATATCGCGGGCCAGGAAAGAGTAATGGCGCTACGGGAGGGTGGAGCATCTTCCAAGACCACAGCTTCAGCCAGAACGCACTGGACTTCATCACGACACAGAAGAATGACGAGCAAAGCAAGAGCAGTAGTGGGAAGAGCGATGCAAACACTTCAACCAAGGCTGGCCCCGGGCGGCCGAAGAGAGCACTAGATAGCACCGAGACGCCAGAATCGAAACGGAGGAAAGAGGTTGCCCAGGGTCGGTTTGGTGCCTCTGCTCAACCTGACGATGGCCAGGGTCTAGAGAGGTTTGAAGTCCGCATCGATGATCCGTTCCCGACTACGCAGAGCAACACTGCAGGGGTGGATGGTGAAACATCAAGACGCAGCGCACAACTCTCGAACCGTGGTCGAAGAGGCCGGCCTTCAATACTCGACAGAACAGCAGAAGAGACCGAGCAGCTACAGAACGAAGAAGGGTGGGTACCCAATGTGCGCATTGCATTCACTGGTACGCACGTCTTCGCTGGCATCAGGCAACTAGTCGAGGAGGGCATTGTGGATGGGGAGAAGATGCCAGGCTGGATGACTGGCGAGGCGAGTGTCACAATAGGGGCAGTAAGAGCAGGCAGGATACAAGCGAAAGATGGTGTCCCTGGCACCTGA
- a CDS encoding cytochrome oxidase assembly protein 1, protein MPPPRLSAALLRTRPQARLQCLRRTVLTARPASTQPGQSDQPTVPWKTPHSIEAWPPAYLIPPPKDGEVLLERKPNRALPPIPPLISPQVLKTLPIFVIAMTVSILVFFNYQKQESSVVTSTLYALRTNPLVREELGDEIYFASKYPWISGEINQVHGRIDISFNVKGTKRQGNVRLRCKRRGRGGLYSTQEWSLTMEDGRKFELYDPKGDAIDPFQMPVDED, encoded by the exons ATGCCGCCACCACGACTCTCCGCTGCATTGTTGCGCACGCGACCACAAGCGCGACTGCAATGCCTCCGTCGCACAGTCCTTACTGCGCGACCTGCCTCGACACAACCTGGACAGTCTGACCAGCCTACCGTTCCATGGAAGACACCGCACAGCATTGAAGCATGGCCGCCAGCATATCTAATTCCTCCTCCAAAAGATGGCGAGGTCTTGCTAGAGCGCAAGCCTAATCGCGCACTGCCACC TATCCCCCCTCTCATCTCCCCGCAAGTCCTGAAAACCTTACCAATCTTCGTCATCGCCATGACAGTCTCCATTCTTGTCTTCTTCAACTATCAAAAGCAAGAGTCTTCTGTCGTGACATCGACGCTATACGCCCTCCGCACGAATCCGCTCGTGCGCGAAGAACTCGGCGACGAGATCTACTTCGCGTCCAAATACCCGTGGATCAGTGGCGAGATCAACCAGGTGCACGGAAGGATTGACATCAGCTTCAATGTCAAGGGAACAAAGAGGCAGGGCAACGTTAGGCTCAGGTGTAAGAGAAGAGGCAGGGGTGGATTGTACAGCACGCAGGAATGGAGTTTGACAATGGAAGATGGCAGGAAGTTTGAGCTGTACGATCCTAAGGGAGATGCCATTGACCCATTCCAAATGCCGGTTGATGAGGATTAA
- a CDS encoding GTPase regulator Nrf1, giving the protein MSSQPLLQTAPGKRIALPTRVEPKVFFANERTFLSWLNFTVILGGLAIGLLNFGDKVGKISAGLFTLVAMMAMVYALFTFHWRAKSIRMRGQGGFDDRLGPTVLTLALFAAVIVNFVLRLTMADGKK; this is encoded by the exons ATGTCGAGCCAACCTCTCCTCCAGACGGCGCCGG GCAAGCGCATCGCCCTCCCCACCCGCGTCGAGCCGAAAGTCTTCTTCGCCAACGAGCGTACCTTTCTCTCGTGGCTCAACTTCACCGTCATCCTCGGTGGTCTCGCCATTGGTCTCCTCAACTTCGGTGACAAGGTCGGAAAGATTAGCGCCGGCCTCTTCACTCTGGTCGCTATGATGGCTATGGTGTACGCCCTGTTCACATTCCACTGGCGTGCTAAGAGCATAAGGATGAGGGGCCAGGGCGGCTTCGACGACAGGCTTGGTCCTACCGTTCTTACACTGGCGCTCTTCGCGGCAGTCATTGTCAACTTCGTGCTGAGGTTGACCATGGCTGACGGCAAGAAATAG